The region GCGATAGAACTCCGTACCTTTACAGCGTTTAAGTAAGTCGTCACGTAAGCGACGACTGTCCATGGAAGTACTATGCGTTCGGTTAAATTCCAAGAATAAGTTTGGGTTGTTGTTGGCGAACTTTGTCAAAAAAGTAGTCTTTCCGACGTTAGCGATCCCGATTGGCAACACGCCATTGCTGATCTTTTGACGCCACGAACGAAACGCCGAAAGGGCTTCTTCAGTTGCTTCCTCTTCAACGCGGTCACGCAGTTTCTTGCCTGAGCCAGTAAAGAATCCCTTTGCGCTTGTACCTTTGCCGTCAAACGACTTGCCATTCCCGGTCCTCTCCGCCTTGGGCGCAGAGCCTCCTTGCTGCGAATCCATAGTATCTCCAAACAGCTAGCCTATCGCTTCATATGAATGATAGCAGCGAGCAACTTGACTGCTCACCCGAAAGGGGTCTCTCGCGAGGTGCCTGCATATTCCGGGCAATTTAGCCAGCCAATCCGATTCAAAAAAGCCACCAGTGAGTTCTCGCACCACCGAAAACGTAGGGTGGCAACAGGCTGGGTGCCGACATCTAGTTTTGGTGGTTCGATGATCGTCGACACCGGTACCGGTCATTCAGCGCTCCGCGGGCTGAGTGACCGTTGCACACCCAGTCGGCAGCTTCGTCCATGCAACGCTTGAGGTCCTCGAGCGCGGGCTTGGCGAAGCGCGCGACACATACCGAGTTCGACGAGTAAACTCCGACTGTGGCTTGCGTCTAAGAGTCCAAGGCGTTTTCCTGACGCCCAGGTAATAGGCGATATTTAGCAGCGCTTTAGCTGTTGAGGTTCAAGGTTGCCTTGGTCTTAAGGTGCAGGCCACACCTATGGACTCTTTTTCCGCCGCGCGACCTCGTAGACTGAGTAGAAGATAACCGTCTCGCGCACGAACTTGCCTTTCTCGAAAAGCTTGGTGCGTTCCAGGATCACCCTGACCACTGCCTCGTGCCGCTCGTAAAAAACTACCCGTGCGGTCAGTGTGTCGAAGCCGCGATGCAGTTCCTGCCCGTTACAAGGTGTCATCGGAGGCATTGGTGAGACAGGGCGTGCCGTCACAGGCTTTACGCCGCTGTTCGTAAGCAGGATGCGAGCGACTGCTGGCAGTAGCTGAATCGACTGTTGCTTTGTGCGTGCCGGTCGCTCCATCCGAGTGATGTGCTCCCAGCCGCGCCAAGTGATTGTTGCTTGCAGCAAAGCCGTGTCTGCCTCTGATGCATTCTTCAGATCCTTAAAGTAGTTTCTCGCCACAACCCGCATGGGCGTAGAGCCCATGTAGTCGGGCTGTTCCTCGTCATTGAACGCCTTCTCCGAATCGTTGAGCTGGATGACGGGCAGCTTTCGAAACTCAGCCCAACGCCAGCAGAGATTGAAAAAGCTGCTCTTGGTACCAGCATCGAACCTGTTCTTGAACCTGAAAAGAACCTTGTTCGATTGAAATGAATCAGGCCGCTTCAGGTCAGTCCAGTATGCGATGGGGTCCTCGCTAGCGGCGACGGGTACGCCCGCAGTGGCGTCCGCTTTTGCTTTCGCGCGAATGAGTCTTCGAGGGATGACGTTGA is a window of Rhodoferax lithotrophicus DNA encoding:
- a CDS encoding DUF4365 domain-containing protein, yielding MTTIAASSPASPPAAAKKKRHTVSQLANRVDTNRQGQEGAAWISWIVEGLWGCGVEVISASNDDGVDAIILLKRRPGLASYAGPTGDLIFAQIKTGYVDGVPDKDYSIPFDADKLSDWRSKWAAYPGPAVMINVIPRRLIRAKAKADATAGVPVAASEDPIAYWTDLKRPDSFQSNKVLFRFKNRFDAGTKSSFFNLCWRWAEFRKLPVIQLNDSEKAFNDEEQPDYMGSTPMRVVARNYFKDLKNASEADTALLQATITWRGWEHITRMERPARTKQQSIQLLPAVARILLTNSGVKPVTARPVSPMPPMTPCNGQELHRGFDTLTARVVFYERHEAVVRVILERTKLFEKGKFVRETVIFYSVYEVARRKKSP